One genomic segment of Leptolyngbya sp. 'hensonii' includes these proteins:
- a CDS encoding hybrid sensor histidine kinase/response regulator, which translates to MTSQKTVKPSRSLLTRLIVGGTTLVVGVAAYFSYQVVRNATLENLKENAFLKVSRGADEIDKWIALRKSETEAIASIPITRTMNWTTITPHFEAEYQRLKSFEPLLGIIDSEGEFFNLLKGRTNINLKDRLHFKRGMAGEPTVMDPMLSRVNRRHIIVFAAPIWSGPPQAASRQPIGVVNAPVGIEKITNVVGDLKYGNGSYAFALNSKGEAIVHPNSALMSTLEKPAPSLIKSNDSALAMISQRMVDRKTGIERVTLDGVDKYVAFLPLKEANWSVALVIPRENIEVQLRLLDGIAFVVLMLTGTLIGVLAYVQSSEQAQLKKSKLAADAANQAKSEFLSNMSHELRTPLNGILGYAQILTRSKTWGEKEQRGIQIIHQCGSHLLTLINDILDLSKIEARKLELHPAPVYLPAFLQSVVEICRIRAEQKHLEFIYAPDASLPAAVYADEKRLRQVLINLLGNATKFTDKGSVIFKVEVLDHPVSTPASDPLAAHLRFTIADTGVGIAPDQIEAIFKPFEQVGDRTRQSEGTGLGLAISSQIVALMGGEIQLKSQPGVGSDFSFEVRLPLATDWVRDSSTESGRVLVGYEGDRRTILIVDDRWENCSVLVSLLEPLGFNLVEAENGQVGLEKAAAQPDLIITDLAMPVMDGFEMLKTLRQDDQLRHLKVIVSSASVSDMDRQESIEAGGDDFLAKPVQADELFQQLQQHLNLTWIYQTQEVAPSTPEMAIAPALTRESAGIPDRDTLQVFLEMAQQGRLKTLIEAARELETNSPEMQAFLQQVIQLAQAFQAEELEQLFGQFLP; encoded by the coding sequence TTGACCTCCCAAAAAACAGTCAAGCCCTCCCGCAGTTTGCTCACCCGTCTCATCGTTGGGGGCACAACCCTGGTTGTGGGCGTAGCAGCCTACTTTAGCTATCAAGTTGTCCGTAATGCCACCCTCGAAAATCTGAAGGAAAATGCATTTTTGAAGGTCAGTCGTGGTGCAGATGAAATTGACAAGTGGATTGCTCTGAGGAAGTCCGAGACTGAGGCGATCGCAAGCATTCCCATCACCAGAACGATGAACTGGACCACGATCACCCCCCATTTTGAAGCAGAATATCAGCGCCTCAAATCCTTTGAACCTCTCCTGGGGATTATCGACTCCGAGGGTGAGTTCTTCAATCTGCTCAAGGGACGTACCAACATCAATCTGAAGGATCGGCTTCACTTTAAGCGGGGAATGGCAGGAGAACCGACCGTCATGGACCCAATGCTGTCACGGGTCAACCGCAGGCATATCATTGTCTTCGCAGCACCGATCTGGTCTGGCCCTCCTCAAGCTGCATCCAGACAACCGATCGGCGTGGTGAATGCCCCTGTCGGCATTGAAAAAATTACGAACGTCGTGGGGGATCTGAAATACGGGAATGGCAGCTATGCCTTTGCGCTCAACTCTAAAGGGGAAGCGATTGTTCACCCCAACTCGGCCCTCATGTCCACCCTGGAAAAGCCTGCCCCGAGTCTGATCAAGTCGAATGATTCAGCCCTGGCTATGATCAGTCAGCGGATGGTCGATCGGAAAACGGGCATTGAACGGGTTACTTTAGATGGGGTTGACAAGTACGTCGCTTTTTTGCCCCTGAAAGAAGCCAACTGGTCAGTGGCCCTGGTGATTCCCCGTGAGAACATTGAAGTCCAACTGCGGCTTCTGGATGGGATTGCTTTTGTGGTCCTGATGTTGACCGGAACCCTAATTGGGGTGCTGGCCTATGTGCAATCCTCGGAGCAGGCCCAACTGAAAAAATCTAAACTGGCTGCCGATGCTGCCAACCAGGCCAAGAGCGAGTTTCTGTCGAACATGAGCCATGAACTCCGGACTCCCCTGAATGGCATTCTTGGTTATGCCCAGATCCTCACTCGCTCCAAAACCTGGGGAGAAAAAGAGCAGCGGGGGATTCAGATTATTCACCAGTGCGGATCCCATCTGCTGACCCTGATCAACGATATCCTCGACCTGTCCAAAATCGAAGCCCGCAAGCTGGAACTCCATCCCGCTCCCGTCTACTTGCCTGCCTTTCTGCAGAGTGTGGTCGAGATTTGCCGGATCCGAGCTGAACAAAAGCACCTGGAGTTTATCTACGCTCCCGATGCCAGCTTACCGGCAGCGGTGTATGCCGATGAGAAACGGTTGCGCCAGGTGCTGATTAACCTGCTGGGCAATGCAACCAAATTCACGGATAAAGGCTCCGTTATTTTCAAAGTTGAGGTTTTAGATCATCCGGTGTCTACGCCCGCATCGGATCCTCTGGCAGCGCACCTGCGCTTCACGATTGCAGATACAGGAGTGGGAATTGCACCGGATCAAATTGAGGCGATCTTTAAGCCCTTTGAGCAGGTGGGCGATCGTACCCGCCAATCTGAAGGCACTGGCCTGGGACTGGCGATCAGCAGCCAGATTGTTGCCCTCATGGGGGGAGAGATTCAGCTCAAGAGCCAGCCAGGAGTCGGCAGTGATTTTTCCTTCGAGGTCAGATTGCCCCTGGCTACAGACTGGGTGAGAGATAGCAGCACCGAATCAGGTCGAGTCCTGGTGGGATATGAGGGCGATCGCCGCACAATCCTGATCGTCGATGATCGCTGGGAAAATTGTTCTGTTCTGGTCAGCCTGCTGGAGCCCCTGGGCTTTAACCTGGTTGAAGCGGAAAATGGTCAAGTGGGGCTGGAAAAAGCCGCAGCCCAGCCCGATCTGATCATCACCGACCTGGCCATGCCCGTCATGGATGGCTTTGAGATGCTGAAAACATTGCGTCAGGATGACCAACTGCGGCATCTAAAGGTAATTGTTTCCTCTGCCTCGGTTTCCGACATGGACCGGCAGGAAAGTATCGAGGCTGGTGGCGATGACTTCCTGGCCAAACCGGTTCAGGCCGATGAGTTATTCCAACAGTTGCAACAACATCTCAATCTCACCTGGATCTACCAGACGCAAGAGGTAGCTCCCTCCACACCAGAGATGGCCATTGCTCCCGCTTTGACCCGTGAGTCTGCAGGAATTCCCGATCGGGATACCCTGCAAGTTTTTCTGGAGATGGCTCAGCAGGGACGACTGAAGACGTTGATCGAAGCTGCCAGAGAATTGGAAACCAATAGTCCAGAGATGCAAGCTTTCCTGCAGCAGGTGATCCAACTTGCCCAGGCTTTTCAGGCCGAAGAACTCGAACAACTGTTTGGACAATTCCTGCCGTAA
- a CDS encoding ABC transporter ATP-binding protein: MDEALLQIQNLRVAYPNRQSAGMTHQPAILNWAIDDVSLTLQPGEKLGLVGESGCGKSTLGRAILRLLPASSHIEGQIQFWGQSVVDFSPEELRRFRGEVVALVFQDPMTRLNPTMTIGDHCIETLQAHQPQLTYRQAKGQAIATLEAVNIPANRWSQYPHEFSGGMRQRVAIALALLLNPKLIVADEPTTSLDVTISAQILQELTRLCAERQMGLMLISHDLAMVAEYCDRMAVMYQGKLVELETTETILHHPQHAYTQALLQSALHLQRSAEANQQTAPALEQGEPLLRLQNLKQYYSLEQNFMARLLSGPAPAIKAVDGIDLDLYPGEILGLVGESGCGKSTLSRTILQLIRPTAGKVEFLGQSLTDLSRQEMRQQRRQMQMVFQDPHACLNPMMTVGRAIADPLLIHGLADAAAAQRQALEMLERVGLTPVEDYSQRYPAELSGGQQQRVAIARALITRPQLLICDEPVSMLDATIQAQVLALMLALKQEFNLTYLFITHDLWVARFFCDRIAVMHGGQIVELGPTQDLFTRPQHPYTQTLLQAAPLLVRSREL, translated from the coding sequence ATGGATGAAGCCTTGCTGCAAATTCAGAATTTACGGGTGGCTTATCCCAACCGTCAGTCGGCTGGGATGACTCACCAGCCTGCCATACTGAACTGGGCCATAGATGATGTCTCCCTCACCCTGCAACCAGGGGAGAAACTGGGCCTGGTGGGGGAGTCGGGCTGTGGTAAATCCACCCTGGGACGGGCCATCCTGCGCCTGTTACCCGCTTCAAGCCATATTGAAGGCCAGATTCAGTTTTGGGGTCAATCTGTGGTTGATTTCTCCCCGGAGGAGCTACGCCGTTTTCGGGGAGAAGTGGTGGCCCTGGTGTTTCAGGACCCGATGACGCGTCTGAACCCGACAATGACGATCGGGGACCACTGTATCGAAACCCTGCAGGCTCACCAGCCCCAGTTGACCTACCGACAGGCCAAAGGGCAGGCGATCGCCACCCTGGAGGCTGTGAACATTCCGGCCAACCGCTGGTCCCAGTACCCCCATGAGTTCAGTGGCGGCATGCGGCAGCGGGTGGCGATCGCCCTGGCTCTGTTACTGAATCCAAAGCTGATTGTGGCAGATGAACCCACCACCAGCCTGGATGTCACCATTTCGGCCCAAATTCTGCAGGAGTTGACCCGTCTCTGCGCTGAACGGCAGATGGGGCTGATGCTGATTTCCCATGACCTGGCGATGGTGGCCGAATATTGCGATCGCATGGCGGTCATGTACCAGGGCAAACTGGTGGAACTGGAGACCACAGAAACGATCCTGCACCATCCCCAGCATGCCTATACCCAGGCTCTGCTGCAGTCGGCCCTGCATCTGCAACGGAGTGCTGAGGCTAACCAGCAGACGGCCCCGGCACTGGAGCAAGGGGAGCCTTTACTGCGACTGCAGAATTTGAAGCAATATTACTCCCTGGAACAGAATTTTATGGCTCGCCTTCTGTCCGGGCCAGCTCCTGCAATCAAGGCAGTAGATGGGATTGATCTGGACCTGTATCCGGGGGAAATTCTGGGGTTGGTGGGGGAATCAGGTTGCGGCAAGAGCACCCTGTCCCGCACCATCCTGCAACTGATCCGGCCCACAGCCGGGAAGGTAGAATTCCTGGGGCAATCCCTGACGGACCTCTCCCGCCAGGAGATGCGGCAGCAGCGCCGCCAGATGCAGATGGTGTTTCAGGATCCCCATGCCTGCCTAAATCCGATGATGACGGTGGGACGGGCGATCGCCGATCCTCTGCTGATCCATGGCTTAGCCGATGCCGCCGCAGCCCAGAGACAGGCCCTGGAGATGCTGGAACGGGTGGGGCTAACCCCCGTGGAAGACTACAGCCAGCGCTATCCGGCAGAACTTTCGGGGGGGCAGCAACAGCGGGTGGCGATCGCTCGAGCCCTGATTACCCGTCCCCAATTACTGATCTGTGATGAACCCGTCAGCATGCTGGATGCCACGATTCAGGCTCAGGTGCTGGCGCTAATGCTGGCGCTCAAGCAGGAGTTCAATCTCACCTACCTGTTCATTACCCATGATCTCTGGGTAGCCCGCTTCTTCTGCGATCGGATCGCGGTCATGCATGGAGGCCAGATTGTGGAATTGGGACCCACCCAGGATCTCTTTACTCGCCCCCAGCATCCCTATACTCAGACCCTGCTTCAGGCAGCGCCCTTACTGGTCCGCAGTCGGGAGCTGTAG
- a CDS encoding adenylosuccinate synthase — MANVIVIGAQWGDEGKGKITDLLSKSADVVVRYQGGVNAGHTVVVKDQTFKLHLIPSGILYPDTDCIIGSGTVVDPKGLIAELDQLAALNVSTQNLMISETAHVTMPYHRLIDQAAEERRGARRIGTTGRGIGPTYADKSERSGIRMVDLMDGESLAEKLHWTIAAKNVILEKLYNLPSLDPEAVTEEYLGYAERLRPHVVDCSLKIYEAVQRRRNILFEGAQGTLLDLDHGTYPYVTSSNPVAGGACIGAGVGPTMIDRVIGVAKAYTTRVGEGPFPTELDGMLGELLCDRGAEFGTTTGRKRRCGWFDAVIGRYAVRINGLDCLAITKLDVLDEMDEIKVCVAYEIDGQICQDFPSDSRRLALCKPVYKTMPGWKQSTEQCRNLEDLPQQALDYLKFLAELMEVPIAIVSLGASRDQTIIVEDPIHGPKRALLYTNDTSAVA, encoded by the coding sequence TTGGCTAACGTAATCGTAATCGGTGCCCAGTGGGGCGATGAAGGAAAAGGCAAGATCACAGACTTGCTGAGTAAATCCGCAGATGTGGTGGTTCGTTACCAGGGGGGGGTGAATGCCGGTCACACGGTCGTAGTCAAAGATCAGACCTTCAAGCTGCACCTGATTCCCTCGGGGATTCTATATCCAGACACGGACTGCATTATTGGTTCCGGGACAGTGGTTGACCCCAAAGGATTGATCGCTGAACTCGATCAGTTGGCCGCTCTGAACGTCTCAACCCAGAATTTAATGATTTCTGAGACAGCCCATGTGACGATGCCCTACCATCGGCTAATCGATCAGGCTGCGGAGGAGCGCCGGGGCGCAAGGCGGATTGGCACCACAGGCCGAGGAATTGGTCCCACCTATGCGGACAAATCAGAGCGTAGTGGGATTCGGATGGTGGACCTGATGGATGGGGAGTCCCTGGCAGAGAAACTGCATTGGACGATCGCAGCCAAAAATGTGATTTTAGAAAAGCTTTACAATCTCCCCTCCCTGGACCCGGAAGCCGTTACAGAAGAGTATCTGGGCTACGCCGAGCGACTCCGACCCCATGTAGTTGATTGCTCCCTGAAGATTTACGAGGCGGTGCAGCGGCGACGCAACATTTTGTTCGAGGGAGCCCAGGGCACCCTGCTGGACCTGGATCACGGCACCTATCCCTATGTCACGTCTTCGAATCCGGTAGCGGGAGGAGCTTGCATTGGAGCTGGGGTGGGTCCGACGATGATCGATCGGGTGATTGGCGTTGCCAAAGCCTATACCACTCGGGTCGGTGAGGGACCCTTCCCCACAGAGCTGGATGGCATGCTGGGCGAATTGCTCTGCGATCGGGGGGCAGAATTTGGGACCACGACGGGCCGGAAGCGTCGCTGCGGCTGGTTTGATGCCGTTATTGGTCGGTATGCCGTGAGGATTAATGGTCTTGACTGTCTGGCCATTACCAAACTGGATGTGCTGGATGAGATGGATGAAATTAAGGTCTGTGTGGCTTACGAAATTGATGGCCAGATCTGCCAGGATTTCCCCAGTGATTCCCGCCGATTGGCCCTCTGTAAGCCCGTTTATAAAACGATGCCGGGGTGGAAGCAATCTACGGAACAATGTCGGAATCTGGAAGACCTACCCCAACAAGCTCTCGACTACCTCAAGTTTCTGGCCGAGTTGATGGAAGTGCCGATCGCGATCGTCTCTCTGGGAGCTAGCCGCGACCAGACGATTATTGTCGAAGATCCGATCCACGGTCCCAAGCGGGCACTGCTTTACACCAACGACACCTCAGCCGTTGCTTGA
- a CDS encoding DUF1643 domain-containing protein, whose translation MGAIFDATATYRYTLWRAWEQGNSRLCFILLNPSTADATQNDPTIRRCLGFARSWGFASLEVVNLFAYRATDPLQLRQVQDPIGAENDQYLMQAIGRSQRTILAWGNRGTWKNRHQAVLELLSPNQAAYCLGLTQIGQPRHPLYTKSNIQPQRLAWRLEFATKA comes from the coding sequence ATGGGAGCTATTTTCGACGCTACAGCCACCTACCGCTATACCCTCTGGCGAGCATGGGAACAGGGCAATTCTCGACTTTGTTTCATCCTCTTGAATCCCAGTACAGCCGATGCCACCCAGAACGATCCAACCATCCGGCGCTGTCTGGGCTTTGCCCGATCGTGGGGGTTTGCCTCCCTGGAAGTAGTGAACCTGTTTGCCTATCGGGCAACAGACCCCTTGCAATTACGGCAGGTGCAGGATCCGATCGGTGCGGAAAATGATCAGTACCTGATGCAAGCGATCGGGCGATCTCAGAGGACCATTCTGGCCTGGGGAAATCGGGGAACCTGGAAAAACCGACATCAGGCAGTCCTGGAATTGTTATCCCCGAATCAGGCAGCTTACTGCTTGGGCCTGACCCAGATCGGACAGCCTCGCCACCCTCTCTATACAAAAAGTAATATTCAGCCACAACGGTTGGCTTGGCGCCTTGAGTTTGCAACAAAGGCTTAA
- the rsmG gene encoding 16S rRNA (guanine(527)-N(7))-methyltransferase RsmG, which produces MPVSLPNLTTIWQETIGWQPDSDQVQQFQQLYDLLLEGNQSLNLTRITEPEEFWEKHLWDSLVGVRRFLSSSLPPQKVIDIGTGGGFPGLPVAIACPTWSVTLVDGTRKKIDFLKALIARMELKTVQTLHDRAEILNRRSPYQSSYDLALIRAVGSAIACAEYALPFLRTGGVAVLYRGQWTDGEAVTLAPVLEQQQATLEEIDALTTPLSRGIRHCLYLKKL; this is translated from the coding sequence ATGCCTGTTTCCCTTCCCAACCTGACGACAATCTGGCAAGAGACGATCGGCTGGCAACCCGATTCTGATCAGGTGCAGCAGTTTCAACAGCTTTACGACCTGCTCCTGGAAGGGAACCAGTCCCTCAATTTGACTCGCATTACTGAACCTGAAGAATTTTGGGAAAAGCACCTGTGGGATTCCCTGGTGGGGGTACGCCGCTTTCTGTCATCCTCCTTGCCCCCCCAGAAGGTGATTGACATTGGCACGGGAGGAGGGTTTCCGGGCCTCCCGGTGGCGATCGCCTGTCCCACCTGGTCTGTGACCCTTGTGGACGGCACCCGAAAAAAGATCGATTTTCTCAAAGCCCTGATTGCCCGCATGGAGCTGAAAACCGTCCAGACCCTCCACGATCGAGCCGAGATCCTTAATCGGCGATCGCCCTATCAATCGAGCTATGATCTGGCCCTAATTCGAGCTGTAGGATCGGCTATTGCCTGCGCTGAGTATGCCTTGCCGTTTTTGCGAACGGGCGGAGTCGCCGTTCTCTATCGGGGTCAATGGACCGATGGGGAAGCGGTGACCCTCGCCCCTGTCCTGGAACAGCAGCAGGCGACCCTGGAGGAGATCGATGCCCTCACGACTCCTCTGAGCCGGGGCATTCGCCACTGCCTGTATTTGAAAAAATTGTGA
- the trmD gene encoding tRNA (guanosine(37)-N1)-methyltransferase TrmD, translating to MRFDIVTLFPDFFSSPLSSGLLGKALARQIAEVHLINPRDFTTDKHHKVDDEPYGGGVGMVMKPEPIFAAVESLPRLSQQDVILFTPQGKTMNQRMFEEWTTFDQLVLICGHYEGVDERVLHLVTREVSLGDFVLTCGEIPALTLVNGVIRLLPGTVGKVESLKAESFEAGLLDYPHYTRPAIFRDWPVPEVLLSGNHGAIDRWRQDQQIERTRDRRPDLYAEWVRSQNP from the coding sequence GTGCGCTTCGACATTGTCACCCTTTTCCCCGATTTCTTTTCCTCTCCTCTCAGCTCAGGATTATTGGGGAAAGCTCTGGCCCGGCAGATTGCTGAGGTTCATCTGATCAACCCCCGCGACTTTACAACAGATAAGCATCATAAGGTAGATGACGAACCCTACGGCGGTGGGGTGGGGATGGTAATGAAACCGGAACCCATCTTTGCGGCTGTGGAATCCCTTCCAAGGCTGTCCCAGCAAGACGTAATTCTGTTTACGCCTCAGGGTAAGACAATGAACCAGCGGATGTTCGAGGAATGGACGACCTTCGACCAACTGGTGCTGATCTGCGGCCATTACGAAGGCGTTGACGAGCGCGTCCTGCATCTGGTCACGCGAGAGGTCTCCCTGGGGGATTTTGTCCTCACCTGTGGGGAAATTCCGGCTCTGACTCTGGTAAATGGAGTCATCCGGCTACTGCCCGGAACAGTAGGAAAAGTCGAATCTTTGAAAGCCGAGAGCTTTGAGGCTGGGTTGTTGGACTATCCCCACTACACCCGTCCGGCAATCTTTCGGGATTGGCCTGTGCCAGAGGTGTTGCTGTCGGGCAATCATGGGGCGATCGATCGCTGGCGGCAGGACCAGCAGATTGAACGCACCCGCGATCGTCGCCCCGATCTCTATGCCGAATGGGTAAGGAGCCAGAATCCCTAA